The DNA sequence TAAGAGCACTTTTGCTGTTGCCCTTCACGAGACAGTCCAGTCCTAGTAGCCTGCTCATCAGCACCTCTTGCTCTCTTCTTCTTTGGCCTCCCAATAGGTTTTCTATAAGTTGGAGGCAACACATCCTCGAACTGAGTTCTGTCCCAAAGATTTGGCCCATTGACTGGGTAGATAACATGCTGGTAGCAAGAGATGTATGCAGTCTTTTTGTAGTAGTCAGCAACATATGAATCCACATTGAAACACATTTTTCTTATGCATGTCATGGCATGTGCACAAGGAATTCCGGACAGTTGAAACTTTCTACATGAGCATTCATGATGCCTAAGATCAACCACAAATTTTTCCTTACCCCCCTGAATGCTAACCACCTCATATCTATCACGTCCAGCATACACACTCACCCATTGACCACTTAGTTCGGCTTGTTTTTCTACCTTAATCCTAATTCTGGGCAACACATCTCTATTATAAGGCACTATTCTGTCCCTGTTGTCAGCACAACGTTTCATGATGTAAACCCGGATATCCTCTAGCATAGTCACTATTGGCTTCTCCCTAGCCTCAACCAGAACAGAATTAAAAACTTCACACATATTGTTAACTAAAGTGTCACACCTAGGTCTACACTCAAACCTGTGACGACACCAGTATTTTGTTGGAATCTCCATAAGATAGTTGTATGCTCCCTGATCCACCTTCTGTATCTCACTCATCCTCCTTTTCCATTATTGAAGATAAGTTGCCTTGGCAGCATTCCACATCATTAGCTTCAACTGGAGTCCTGGATATCTCTTCTTGAAATTTGCATACAGATGTCTGACACAAAATCTGTGGTCAACTCCAGGCAGAAGCTCCTCAAAAGTTGGCACC is a window from the Arachis hypogaea cultivar Tifrunner chromosome 17, arahy.Tifrunner.gnm2.J5K5, whole genome shotgun sequence genome containing:
- the LOC114925665 gene encoding uncharacterized protein — its product is MCEVFNSVLVEAREKPIVTMLEDIRVYIMKRCADNRDRIVPYNRDVLPRIRIKVEKQAELSGQWVSVYAGRDRYEVVSIQGGKEKFVVDLRHHECSCRKFQLSGIPCAHAMTCIRKMCFNVDSYVADYYKKTAYISCYQHVIYPVNGPNLWDRTQFEDVLPPTYRKPIGRPKKKRARGADEQATRTGLSREGQQQKCSYCLCSGHNKRSCPKKRKVTPNPTVNNVATSTSKGRNSLGTMVVGLTVFNLVLLLLL